In Salvelinus alpinus chromosome 20, SLU_Salpinus.1, whole genome shotgun sequence, a genomic segment contains:
- the LOC139546976 gene encoding growth/differentiation factor 8-like yields the protein MHLMQVLIYLSFMVAFGPLGLGDQTAHHQSPATDDGEQCSTCEIRQQIKNMRLHAIKSQILSKLRLKHAPNISRDVVKQLLPKAPPLQKLLDQYDVLGDDNKDGVMEEDDEHATTETIMTMATEPESIVQIDGKPKCCFFSFNSKIQANRIVRAQLWVHLQPADEVTTVFLQISRLIPVTDGGRNIQIRSLKIDVNAGVSSWQSIDVKQVLSVWLRQPDTNWGIEINALDAKGNDLAVTSTEAGEGLQPFMEVKISEGPKRSRRDSGPDCDENSPESRCCRYPLTVDFEDFGWDWIIAPKRYKANYCSGECEYMHLQKYPHTHLVNKANPRGTAGPCCTPTKMSPINMLYFNRKEQIIYGKIPSMVVDRCGCS from the exons ATGCATCTGATGCAGGTTCTAATTTATCTGAGTTTTATGGTTGCTTTCGGTCCATTGGGTCTTGGTGATCAAACGGCGCACCACCAATCCCCGGCCACGGATGACGGTGAGCAGTGCTCAACATGCGAGATCCGACAGCAGATCAAAAACATGAGATTACACGCCATCAAGTCACAAATTCTTAGCAAACTGCGACTCAAGCACGCGCCCAATATTAGCCGAGATGTTGTCAAGCAGCTCTTGCCTAAGGCACCACCTTTGCAGAAACTTCTTGACCAGTATGATGTACTTGGAGATGACAATAAGGATGGAGTTATGGAAGAAGATGATGAACATGCCACCACAGAAACGATCATGACAATGGCCACTGAAC CCGAATCCATCGTCCAAATCGATGGGAAACCCAAGTGTTGCTTTTTCTCCTTCAATTCGAAGATTCAGGCGAACCGCATAGTTCGGGCACAGCTATGGGTGCACCTTCAGCCAGCTGACGAAGTCACCACCGTGTTCCTGCAAATCTCCCGCCTGATCCCTGTCACGGACGGGGGCAGGAACATACAGATCCGGTCTCTAAAGATCGACGTGAATGCAGGAGTCAGCTCTTGGCAGAGTATCGACGTGAAACAAGTGTTGTCGGTGTGGCTGCGGCAACCGGACACGAATTGGGGGATCGAGATTAATGCGTTGGACGCAAAGGGAAATGATCTGGCCGTTACCTCAACTGAAGCCGGAGAAGGATTG CAACCCTTCATGGAGGTGAAGATTTCGGAGGGCCCGAAGCGCTCCAGGAGAGATTCGGGCCCGGACTGTGATGAGAACTCCCCCGAGTCCCGCTGCTGCCGGTACCCCCTCACGGTGGACTTTGAAGACTTTGGCTGGGACTGGATTATTGCCCCCAAGCGCTACAAGGCCAACTACTGCTCTGGTGAGTGCGAGTACATGCACCTGCAGAAGTACCCCCACACCCACCTGGTGAACAAGGCTAACCCCCGGGGCACCGCCGGGCCCTGCTGCACCCCCACCAAGATGTCCCCCATCAACATGCTCTACTTCAACCGCAAAGAGCAGATAATCTACGGCAAGATCCCCTCCATGGTGGTGGACCGCTGCGGCTGCTCGTGA
- the LOC139546977 gene encoding small membrane A-kinase anchor protein-like yields MGCVKSKKSDPIQYANSGKTDGNPGKWQGENALLVHYETGSADDSARVDPILLEYAQRLSEEIVARAVQQWLEVDSRYIDIPYIECDVP; encoded by the coding sequence ATGGGATGCGTCAAATCCAAGAAGAGCGATCCGATCCAGTACGCCAACTCGGGGAAGACGGACGGCAATCCTGGGAAGTGGCAGGGCGAGAACGCGCTGTTGGTACACTATGAGACGGGGTCCGCGGACGACTCTGCCCGGGTGGACCCCATTCTGCTGGAGTATGCACAGAGGCTGTCGGAGGAGATAGTGGCCCGGGCCGTGCAGCAGTGGTTGGAGGTGGACAGCCGCTACATTGACATCCCCTACATTGAGTGTGATGTGCcatga